From one Marinobacter sp. LV10MA510-1 genomic stretch:
- a CDS encoding YraN family protein: MDGKRKIGDYYEGVAARYLAIHGVRILARNVYNRGGEIDLIGQDGTTLVFFEVRYRRAGSLVGATESITWRKQQRLIQAARFYLHRHQLSNTDSRIDVIAIGPGSLKKYRVQWLKNALQAG, translated from the coding sequence ATGGATGGCAAACGCAAAATCGGCGATTACTACGAAGGGGTAGCTGCACGCTACCTGGCCATTCATGGCGTAAGAATTCTGGCGCGAAATGTTTACAATCGCGGTGGAGAAATCGACCTAATCGGCCAGGATGGGACAACATTGGTCTTTTTTGAGGTCCGTTATCGCCGCGCCGGCAGCTTGGTCGGAGCGACTGAATCTATTACCTGGCGCAAACAGCAACGTCTGATTCAAGCGGCGCGCTTTTATTTGCACCGCCACCAACTGAGCAATACCGACAGCCGTATTGACGTTATTGCTATTGGTCCCGGTAGCCTAAAAAAATACCGGGTACAATGGCTTAAAAACGCACTACAGGCAGGATGA
- a CDS encoding D-sedoheptulose-7-phosphate isomerase, whose amino-acid sequence MTDSAQEINQRFASHMEHTAMVASMATEDIEAMADAFVNVLLQDGKIVTCANGSANVVTQYFCTAFLNRFEQDRPALPAINLGSDATTYSAICRDNRFNDTFSRQIRAVGKPGDLLFLIVDDGHKANLIQAIQAAHDRDMSVAVLSTHEKSDITSLLDPQDHEIALNNLSPSDAMPILMLLINVLCARVDSKLFGG is encoded by the coding sequence ATGACCGATTCTGCACAAGAGATCAACCAGCGGTTTGCCAGCCATATGGAACATACCGCCATGGTGGCAAGTATGGCCACTGAAGACATCGAAGCCATGGCTGACGCTTTTGTAAATGTATTATTACAAGACGGAAAAATCGTGACCTGCGCCAACGGCAGCGCCAACGTGGTAACGCAGTATTTTTGCACCGCATTTCTGAACCGCTTCGAACAAGACCGCCCCGCCTTGCCGGCTATCAATCTGGGCTCAGACGCCACTACCTACTCGGCAATCTGTCGGGACAACCGCTTTAACGACACTTTCTCGCGCCAGATCCGCGCCGTGGGCAAGCCCGGCGACCTTCTATTTCTAATTGTAGACGACGGCCACAAGGCGAATCTTATTCAAGCCATTCAGGCCGCACACGATCGTGACATGAGTGTTGCCGTATTGAGCACCCATGAAAAATCCGATATTACGTCCTTGTTGGATCCGCAAGATCATGAAATCGCACTTAATAATCTCAGCCCAAGCGATGCAATGCCTATACTGATGCTGCTCATCAACGTTCTGTGTGCCAGAGTTGATAGCAAGCTGTTCGGTGGTTAA
- a CDS encoding ClpXP protease specificity-enhancing factor, protein MSSSRPYLVRALNEWVLDNDCTPYIVVDAGIQGVQVPNEHVANGQIVLNISPGAVKSLVIGNSALEFNARFGGVPMQVFVPLQAVIAIYAKENGEGMVFGSEPGMPDPNGTGETRNAGGSKSKEDRPSGRPTLKVVK, encoded by the coding sequence ATGAGCTCCAGTCGCCCATATCTGGTGCGAGCGTTGAACGAGTGGGTTCTGGACAACGATTGCACGCCTTACATCGTGGTTGACGCCGGGATCCAGGGTGTGCAGGTTCCGAATGAGCATGTGGCGAATGGCCAGATCGTGCTCAACATCAGCCCTGGTGCGGTCAAGTCTCTGGTTATTGGCAATAGTGCTTTGGAATTCAACGCCCGTTTTGGTGGTGTGCCCATGCAAGTATTTGTGCCATTGCAGGCGGTGATCGCTATTTACGCCAAAGAAAATGGCGAAGGTATGGTGTTTGGTTCCGAACCTGGCATGCCAGATCCGAATGGCACAGGTGAGACCCGTAACGCCGGTGGTTCCAAGTCCAAGGAGGATCGCCCAAGTGGTCGTCCGACTCTGAAGGTTGTTAAATAG
- a CDS encoding glutathione S-transferase N-terminal domain-containing protein: MGVVTKRSSMTFFSDPASQYSHRVRIVLAEKGVTVDIVDVDPDNPPAELADLNPYNALPTLVDRDLVLYEPNIMMEYLDERFPHPPLLPVYPVARANSRLMIHRIQRDWCIKVDQIVAQPNAKASEVARKELRESLLATAPVFGEMPFFLSEEFTIVDCCIAPILWRLPALGIELDDKQAKPLDKYMKSIFSREGFKASLSDLEEDIRS, translated from the coding sequence ATGGGCGTTGTGACCAAGCGGTCGTCGATGACGTTTTTTTCAGACCCCGCGAGCCAGTATAGCCACAGGGTTCGCATTGTTTTGGCTGAGAAGGGCGTTACCGTTGATATCGTAGATGTGGATCCGGATAACCCTCCGGCCGAGCTTGCTGACCTCAACCCGTACAATGCGTTGCCGACACTGGTGGATAGAGATCTTGTGCTTTACGAGCCCAATATCATGATGGAATATCTGGATGAGCGTTTTCCTCATCCACCGTTGCTGCCGGTTTACCCGGTCGCCCGTGCTAACAGCCGCCTGATGATTCATCGAATTCAGCGCGACTGGTGTATCAAGGTTGATCAGATTGTGGCCCAGCCCAATGCCAAGGCTTCGGAAGTCGCTCGTAAGGAATTGCGCGAAAGCCTGCTGGCCACTGCGCCGGTATTCGGTGAGATGCCGTTTTTTCTGTCGGAAGAATTTACCATCGTGGATTGCTGTATCGCGCCGATTCTGTGGCGTTTGCCGGCTCTGGGTATTGAGCTGGACGACAAGCAGGCTAAGCCGCTGGATAAGTACATGAAGAGCATTTTCAGCCGCGAAGGTTTCAAGGCCAGTCTGTCTGATCTTGAAGAAGACATTCGTAGCTAA
- a CDS encoding cytochrome c1, with protein sequence MKKLILGLFMVILPALGLAAVGAVPLDHIKTDHTDKASLQRGVAMFTNYCMGCHSMEYARYKRVADDLEIPVDLYTENLIFTGANIGELMKNAMNKDMAAGWFGAPPPDLTLETRLRGENWVYSYLRGFYKDDSRPLGVNNVVFAAVGMPHVLVELQGLCAVKPNIGLEASVEPLSGNINNADICPSYAIEGSMEAAEFDRAMYDLTNFMSYMADPVKVERERLGVFVLIFVAIFFVFAYLLNREYWKDIH encoded by the coding sequence ATGAAAAAGCTGATTCTTGGTCTTTTCATGGTCATCCTGCCGGCACTTGGGCTGGCAGCAGTTGGCGCCGTGCCACTGGACCACATCAAAACCGATCACACCGATAAAGCGTCATTACAGCGCGGTGTGGCAATGTTCACTAACTATTGCATGGGCTGTCATTCCATGGAGTACGCCCGCTACAAACGCGTGGCGGACGATCTGGAAATTCCGGTTGATCTGTACACGGAAAATCTAATTTTCACCGGTGCAAATATCGGTGAACTGATGAAAAACGCCATGAACAAGGATATGGCGGCTGGCTGGTTCGGTGCGCCGCCTCCGGATCTGACGTTGGAAACCCGTCTGCGCGGTGAAAACTGGGTGTATTCATACCTGCGAGGCTTCTACAAAGACGACAGTCGCCCGCTGGGTGTTAACAACGTTGTGTTTGCAGCTGTGGGTATGCCCCACGTATTGGTTGAGCTACAGGGTTTGTGCGCGGTCAAGCCAAATATTGGCTTGGAAGCGTCGGTTGAGCCGCTCAGTGGCAACATCAATAACGCAGACATTTGCCCCAGCTATGCCATCGAAGGCAGTATGGAGGCGGCAGAGTTTGACCGCGCCATGTATGACCTGACCAACTTCATGTCTTACATGGCAGACCCGGTTAAGGTTGAGCGTGAACGCCTTGGTGTTTTTGTGCTGATTTTCGTCGCGATTTTCTTTGTGTTCGCCTACCTGCTCAACCGCGAGTACTGGAAGGATATACACTGA
- a CDS encoding cytochrome b, translating to MSKLVQWVDERLPIVEAWNKHLAKYYAPKNFNMWYFFGFLAMVVLVNQLVTGIWLTMSYNPSGEGAFASVEYIMRDVRWGWLLRYLHSTGASAFFIVVYLHMFRGLMYGSYQKPRELIWLFGMLIYLVLMAEAFMGYLLPWGQMSYWGAQVIVNLFGAIPVIGEDLSLWIRGDYLISGITLNRFFALHVVALPIVLLGLVVLHILALHEVGSNNPDGIDIKKNKDENGIPKDGIPFHPYYTVHDLMGVGVFLFIFFIVVFFFPEMGGLFLEAPNFEPANPLKTPAHIAPVWYFTPFYAMLRAVTVDLLGLPAKFWGVMVMGGAIAILFVVPWLDRSPVRSMRYKGWMSRVALAVFVISFVILGYLGLVSTTEGRTIAAQILTVLYFLYFILMPFYTRMEKTKPVPERVTG from the coding sequence ATGTCAAAGCTAGTGCAGTGGGTAGATGAACGTCTCCCAATTGTTGAAGCCTGGAATAAACACCTGGCGAAATATTACGCACCGAAGAACTTCAACATGTGGTATTTCTTCGGGTTTTTGGCCATGGTAGTGTTGGTTAACCAACTAGTTACCGGTATTTGGCTGACCATGAGTTACAACCCCTCCGGCGAAGGCGCTTTTGCCTCGGTGGAGTACATCATGCGTGATGTGCGATGGGGCTGGCTGCTGCGTTATCTGCACTCTACCGGCGCTTCTGCGTTTTTCATTGTTGTCTACCTGCACATGTTCCGCGGCCTTATGTATGGCTCTTATCAGAAGCCCCGTGAATTAATCTGGCTGTTTGGCATGTTGATTTATCTGGTGCTAATGGCTGAAGCCTTCATGGGATACCTGTTGCCATGGGGTCAGATGTCCTACTGGGGTGCGCAGGTCATTGTGAATCTGTTTGGTGCTATTCCGGTGATTGGCGAAGATCTGTCGCTGTGGATTCGTGGTGACTACCTGATCTCTGGTATTACCTTGAACCGCTTCTTCGCTCTGCACGTTGTGGCTTTGCCTATCGTTTTGCTTGGGCTGGTAGTGCTGCACATCCTGGCGCTGCACGAAGTGGGTTCGAACAACCCTGACGGCATCGACATTAAGAAGAACAAAGATGAAAACGGCATTCCGAAAGACGGTATTCCGTTCCACCCGTACTACACTGTGCATGATTTGATGGGTGTAGGCGTATTTTTGTTCATTTTCTTTATTGTGGTGTTCTTCTTCCCGGAAATGGGCGGTCTATTCCTCGAGGCACCGAACTTTGAGCCTGCCAATCCGCTGAAAACGCCTGCGCACATTGCTCCGGTATGGTACTTCACGCCATTTTACGCGATGCTGCGAGCGGTAACCGTTGACTTGCTGGGGCTGCCTGCAAAATTCTGGGGCGTAATGGTGATGGGTGGTGCAATCGCCATACTGTTTGTTGTGCCTTGGCTGGACCGTAGTCCGGTTCGTTCCATGCGTTATAAAGGCTGGATGAGTCGTGTGGCGTTGGCTGTTTTTGTCATCAGCTTCGTTATTCTGGGCTATCTTGGCCTGGTATCGACGACTGAAGGCCGTACCATAGCCGCTCAGATTCTGACTGTGTTGTACTTCCTTTACTTCATACTCATGCCGTTCTATACGCGCATGGAGAAAACCAAGCCAGTTCCAGAGAGGGTGACAGGATAA
- the petA gene encoding ubiquinol-cytochrome c reductase iron-sulfur subunit encodes MKNGDVSHGRRRFLVGATAAVGGVGIVGAAVPFVASWNPSAKAEAAGAPVTVNIQKVEPGQQITVAWRGKPVWIIRRTQEMLDNIEKLSDQMKDPQSEADQQPTYANDVFRSIKPEFAVLVGLCTHLGCVPTYRPEVAPSDLGEEWLGGLFCPCHGSRYDMAGRVYDAQPAPLNLVVPPYRYDDDTTITLGLDPEVA; translated from the coding sequence ATGAAAAATGGCGACGTAAGCCATGGTCGGCGTCGGTTTTTAGTCGGTGCTACGGCTGCGGTCGGCGGGGTTGGGATTGTTGGTGCTGCAGTACCCTTCGTGGCGTCCTGGAATCCCAGTGCCAAAGCGGAAGCTGCGGGCGCACCGGTAACCGTCAATATTCAGAAAGTTGAGCCGGGTCAGCAGATCACTGTGGCGTGGCGGGGTAAGCCAGTGTGGATTATCCGTCGTACACAAGAGATGCTAGATAATATTGAAAAGCTCAGCGATCAGATGAAAGATCCCCAGTCGGAAGCGGATCAGCAGCCTACTTACGCCAACGACGTTTTTCGTTCGATAAAGCCAGAGTTCGCTGTTCTGGTGGGCTTGTGTACCCATTTGGGTTGTGTACCGACGTATCGGCCCGAGGTAGCTCCGTCCGATCTGGGCGAAGAGTGGTTGGGCGGTTTGTTTTGCCCCTGTCACGGTTCCCGCTACGACATGGCCGGCCGCGTTTACGATGCGCAGCCTGCACCCTTGAACCTTGTGGTTCCGCCCTATCGGTACGATGACGACACGACCATTACCCTTGGTCTTGATCCGGAGGTTGCGTAA
- the rpsI gene encoding 30S ribosomal protein S9 has protein sequence MSVAQNYGTGRRKTSTARVFIKPGSGSISINGRTIEEFFGRETLRMIVRQPLVVAESVDRFDINVTVKGGGISGQAGAIRHGLTRALMEYDETLRPAMRKAGYVTRDAREVERKKVGLRKARKRPQFSKR, from the coding sequence ATGTCTGTAGCACAAAATTACGGTACCGGTCGCCGCAAAACCTCAACGGCTCGTGTTTTTATCAAGCCTGGAAGCGGTAGTATTTCCATCAACGGTCGCACCATCGAAGAATTCTTCGGTCGCGAAACCTTGCGTATGATCGTGCGTCAGCCTTTGGTTGTTGCCGAGTCTGTGGATCGTTTTGATATCAACGTCACGGTAAAAGGCGGTGGTATCAGTGGTCAGGCCGGCGCTATTCGCCACGGTCTGACACGCGCTCTGATGGAATACGACGAAACATTGCGTCCAGCCATGCGCAAAGCGGGTTATGTAACCCGTGATGCCCGTGAAGTTGAGCGTAAGAAAGTGGGTCTGCGCAAGGCGCGTAAGCGTCCTCAGTTCTCCAAGCGTTAA
- the rplM gene encoding 50S ribosomal protein L13: protein MKTLSAKPETVKRDWYVVDAAGKTLGRLSTEIALRLRGKHKPEYTPHVDTGDYIIVINASQVRVTGKKASDKMYYSHTGFPGGIKSISFEKLIEKAPEQIIQKSVKGMLPKGPLGRAMFLKLKTYAGAEHPHAAQQPKELDI from the coding sequence ATGAAGACTCTGAGTGCGAAACCAGAAACTGTAAAACGTGACTGGTACGTTGTAGACGCAGCCGGCAAGACGCTGGGTCGTCTTTCAACCGAAATCGCCCTTCGTCTGCGGGGCAAGCATAAGCCTGAGTACACCCCCCATGTAGACACTGGCGATTATATTATTGTTATCAACGCCAGCCAGGTGCGGGTTACCGGCAAGAAGGCATCTGACAAGATGTACTACAGCCATACCGGCTTTCCGGGTGGAATCAAATCCATCAGCTTTGAGAAGTTGATCGAAAAGGCCCCTGAGCAAATCATCCAGAAGTCTGTCAAAGGCATGCTTCCGAAGGGTCCGCTTGGTCGCGCCATGTTCCTGAAGCTGAAAACCTATGCCGGCGCTGAGCACCCTCACGCAGCCCAGCAGCCCAAAGAACTCGACATTTAA
- a CDS encoding TatD family hydrolase, with amino-acid sequence MLVDVHCHFDFPQFDGRREQLMGELRGQGIGGLVIPGVRCADWPKVQQVAMAHSGVFYCLGIHPWHIDEHGPGDLQRLRDHLANASELCVGVGECGLDRLRGSLSEQMPWFEAQVRIAAEYRRALVIHSVKAHDEVAEVLKAANWTGNALVHGFSGSYQQAVKLIDLGCMLGVGGVITHAKGGKTRDTLTRVPASALVLETDAPDMAPAGVRHGQNSPQYLPDILRELALLRGVAEPELAAVLLENSCRLYGSALQAELSGLQLGDYRN; translated from the coding sequence ATGCTGGTTGACGTCCATTGCCATTTTGATTTCCCCCAGTTTGACGGGCGGCGCGAGCAATTGATGGGCGAATTGCGAGGGCAGGGCATTGGCGGGCTGGTGATACCTGGCGTTCGCTGCGCCGATTGGCCGAAAGTACAGCAAGTCGCTATGGCTCATTCTGGTGTTTTTTACTGTTTGGGTATTCACCCTTGGCATATTGACGAACATGGCCCTGGGGATCTGCAGCGGTTGCGGGACCACTTGGCTAACGCGAGCGAGCTATGTGTGGGTGTTGGTGAGTGCGGGCTAGATCGGCTTCGGGGTAGCCTGAGCGAGCAGATGCCATGGTTTGAAGCCCAGGTTAGAATTGCCGCCGAGTATCGGCGAGCGCTGGTGATCCACTCCGTTAAAGCTCATGATGAGGTTGCCGAGGTATTAAAAGCGGCGAATTGGACGGGTAATGCGTTGGTTCACGGCTTTTCCGGTAGCTATCAGCAAGCTGTAAAATTGATAGATTTGGGCTGTATGTTAGGGGTGGGTGGTGTGATTACTCACGCCAAAGGCGGTAAAACACGCGACACGTTAACGCGTGTCCCGGCCTCTGCGTTGGTTCTAGAGACAGACGCACCTGATATGGCACCGGCCGGTGTTCGGCACGGCCAGAACTCTCCGCAGTATCTGCCGGATATACTGCGAGAACTGGCCCTACTGCGTGGCGTAGCCGAGCCCGAATTAGCAGCTGTCCTGCTCGAAAATAGCTGTCGACTCTATGGTTCTGCGCTACAAGCGGAGCTTAGTGGGTTGCAACTGGGTGATTACCGAAACTGA
- the prfC gene encoding peptide chain release factor 3: MSNPSQLSTEVANRRTFAIISHPDAGKTTITEKVLLFGKAIQRAGTVKGKKSGQHAKSDWMEMEKERGISVTTSVMQFPYHGSLINLLDTPGHEDFSEDTYRTLTAVDSCLMVIDSAKGVEARTIKLMEVTRLRDTPIITFMNKLDRETRDPVDLMDEVERVLNIACAPITWPIGMGKSFKGVYHLLRDEVILYHTGQGHMIQDERIIKGLDNPELEAALGGYAAELRDEVELVKGASHQFDQQAFLAGELTPVFFGTALGNFGVDHMLDGLVEWAPAPQPRQTDQCLVQPVDESFSGFVFKIQANMDPQHRDRVAFLRIVSGQYAPGMKARHVRLGKDVRFSDALTFMAGDRERAEEAFAGDIIGLHNHGTIQLGDTFTSGADMKFTGIPNFAPELFRRIRLKDPLKAKQLQKGLIQLSEEGAVQLFRPLRNNDLIVGAVGVLQFDVVVSRLKTEYKVEAIYEPINVSTARWVTCTDERKLDEFKRKNNDNLALDGANQLAYIAPTMVNLSLAQERYPDVEFHKTREH; this comes from the coding sequence ATGTCGAATCCTTCCCAGCTCTCAACGGAAGTGGCTAACCGTCGCACTTTCGCGATTATTTCCCACCCGGACGCCGGTAAAACCACTATTACTGAAAAGGTGTTGCTGTTCGGTAAGGCTATTCAAAGGGCAGGCACCGTAAAAGGCAAAAAATCCGGCCAGCATGCCAAATCAGACTGGATGGAAATGGAAAAGGAGCGGGGTATTTCCGTCACCACCTCGGTGATGCAGTTTCCCTACCACGGCAGTTTGATCAACCTGTTGGATACACCAGGCCACGAAGACTTTTCTGAAGACACCTATCGTACCCTGACAGCCGTAGACTCTTGCCTGATGGTCATAGACAGCGCCAAAGGTGTCGAGGCACGTACGATCAAGTTGATGGAAGTGACGCGCCTGCGCGATACACCCATCATCACGTTCATGAACAAACTGGATCGGGAGACCCGTGATCCGGTAGATCTGATGGACGAAGTCGAAAGGGTTCTCAATATTGCCTGTGCGCCCATTACCTGGCCTATCGGCATGGGAAAGAGCTTTAAAGGGGTGTACCACCTGCTGCGGGATGAAGTGATTTTGTATCACACCGGGCAGGGCCATATGATTCAGGACGAGCGAATTATAAAAGGTCTCGACAATCCCGAGCTTGAGGCCGCCCTGGGTGGCTATGCCGCAGAACTGCGTGACGAGGTAGAGTTGGTAAAAGGCGCGTCTCACCAATTCGACCAGCAGGCTTTTCTGGCCGGAGAGTTAACGCCGGTATTTTTTGGCACCGCACTGGGAAATTTCGGAGTTGATCACATGCTGGATGGGCTTGTGGAATGGGCGCCTGCGCCACAGCCGAGGCAAACCGACCAGTGCCTGGTGCAGCCAGTGGATGAAAGTTTTTCTGGTTTTGTATTTAAAATACAGGCCAACATGGACCCACAGCACCGCGACCGCGTTGCCTTTTTACGGATAGTCTCAGGCCAGTATGCGCCAGGAATGAAAGCGCGCCACGTGCGGCTAGGCAAAGATGTGCGTTTCTCTGATGCGCTTACCTTTATGGCCGGAGACCGGGAGCGCGCAGAGGAGGCGTTTGCGGGTGATATTATCGGTTTGCACAACCACGGTACGATCCAGCTGGGGGATACCTTTACCTCCGGTGCCGACATGAAATTTACCGGTATCCCCAACTTTGCGCCTGAACTGTTCCGCCGCATCCGCTTGAAAGATCCGCTAAAAGCCAAACAGCTGCAAAAAGGGCTGATTCAGCTGTCAGAAGAGGGCGCTGTTCAGCTGTTCCGCCCGCTGCGCAACAACGATTTGATCGTTGGTGCCGTTGGGGTGCTGCAGTTTGACGTAGTGGTTAGTCGTCTGAAAACCGAATATAAGGTAGAGGCCATTTACGAGCCGATTAATGTATCCACGGCACGCTGGGTAACCTGCACTGACGAGCGCAAGCTGGACGAGTTTAAACGCAAGAATAACGACAATCTGGCCCTCGATGGCGCTAATCAGCTAGCGTATATTGCGCCTACCATGGTGAATTTGAGCTTGGCTCAAGAGCGTTATCCCGATGTGGAGTTCCATAAAACCCGGGAGCATTGA
- the rimI gene encoding ribosomal protein S18-alanine N-acetyltransferase, translating to MGELSVDDRTKAYQQVAQGELVIDTLNPEELPAILEIERSCHSNPWSAGIFEDCFKSTYRLWAARRNGELAGYAVVTYQYDEAHLMNLCVAPAARGQGVARRLLQYLVARSGHDGMQLLLLEVRHSNKAAYRLYCSEGFEQVGVRPDYYPAPNGRENARVMTRPCLL from the coding sequence ATGGGTGAGCTGAGCGTGGACGACCGAACTAAGGCGTATCAGCAGGTGGCTCAGGGCGAGCTGGTCATAGACACCTTGAATCCGGAAGAGTTGCCGGCAATTCTTGAAATAGAGCGCAGCTGCCATTCCAATCCCTGGTCCGCAGGTATCTTTGAAGATTGCTTCAAGTCTACTTACCGATTGTGGGCGGCGCGCCGTAATGGTGAGCTGGCTGGTTACGCAGTGGTGACCTATCAGTATGATGAAGCTCATCTGATGAACCTCTGTGTAGCACCGGCGGCGCGCGGCCAGGGTGTGGCACGGCGGCTGTTACAGTATCTGGTTGCACGGTCTGGCCACGACGGTATGCAGCTGCTGCTGCTGGAGGTTCGCCATAGCAACAAAGCCGCCTATCGCTTGTATTGCTCTGAAGGTTTTGAGCAGGTTGGTGTGCGCCCGGATTATTACCCTGCGCCCAATGGCCGTGAAAACGCTCGGGTGATGACGCGCCCCTGTTTGCTATAA
- a CDS encoding 2-isopropylmalate synthase — MRIHEAERQFYLAMAGVQLWYARAPLPGAAPSPEFVFPIERASANAVLPIPAGNPPTPVHAPSSAHLPKAKPLRRADPAAAARIADLQSLMKAGKPEAPQPDRRPEPVEDVPASTRLAPDPTPAPVTDASPPVEIAPLPAALSPTTRKSDQVVATAEPLKVTLALWQGRHVSLIAALSNDASAKLQQALAHNILRSLSEKELGESVTVHWPVFNNLLVPGNQPQDLVGVLKPILSGLSAHQLIVLGVNADGRAGADHAGAVAPFWLTEALPTLKQPPVAFGFSLAELAAQPQYKRDLWSAIREWVS, encoded by the coding sequence ATGCGGATCCACGAAGCAGAACGGCAATTCTATTTGGCGATGGCCGGTGTGCAGCTTTGGTATGCTCGCGCGCCGCTGCCGGGTGCTGCGCCTAGCCCTGAGTTTGTGTTTCCGATAGAGCGCGCTTCAGCGAATGCAGTGTTGCCAATACCTGCTGGCAACCCGCCGACGCCTGTTCACGCGCCTTCTTCGGCCCATTTACCCAAAGCAAAACCGTTGCGCCGGGCAGATCCTGCGGCCGCCGCCCGCATTGCTGATCTGCAGTCGCTGATGAAAGCGGGAAAACCCGAGGCACCTCAGCCTGATCGCCGCCCCGAGCCGGTAGAAGATGTTCCTGCTAGTACCCGTTTGGCTCCTGATCCGACGCCAGCCCCGGTGACGGACGCGTCGCCGCCGGTGGAAATCGCGCCTTTGCCAGCGGCGCTCTCGCCAACAACCCGCAAATCCGATCAGGTTGTGGCAACAGCTGAGCCGCTCAAGGTCACCCTGGCGTTGTGGCAGGGCCGCCATGTCAGCCTGATAGCAGCACTTTCCAACGACGCCAGTGCGAAGTTGCAACAAGCGTTGGCGCACAATATTTTGCGAAGCCTCAGCGAAAAGGAGCTGGGTGAGAGCGTAACCGTGCACTGGCCGGTGTTTAACAACCTTCTGGTGCCCGGTAATCAGCCACAGGATCTGGTTGGCGTTCTGAAACCGATTTTATCCGGGTTGAGCGCCCACCAGCTGATTGTACTGGGTGTGAATGCTGACGGACGGGCAGGAGCTGATCACGCCGGGGCCGTCGCGCCGTTTTGGCTAACGGAAGCATTGCCGACGTTAAAGCAGCCGCCAGTGGCTTTTGGTTTCAGCCTTGCCGAACTTGCAGCGCAACCCCAGTACAAGAGGGACCTGTGGAGTGCCATCAGGGAATGGGTGAGCTGA